From the genome of Triticum aestivum cultivar Chinese Spring chromosome 3B, IWGSC CS RefSeq v2.1, whole genome shotgun sequence, one region includes:
- the LOC123066027 gene encoding 4,5-DOPA dioxygenase extradiol, with amino-acid sequence MDTFFLSHGSPAICIDERIPAHGFFKSWLPAAVAGAQAPHAVLVVSAHWETDTPAVNVVRGTNDTIHDLQGLPSEMYKLRYPAPGAPDLAMRTKELLEGAGFGPVSEEHGRGLDHGAWVPLMLDSCAHASLLNQRTYAPSVMDSTHAPTRWPVWWDPPTTPRPSLFYPFSRQAKSLSSPLLSSR; translated from the exons ATGGACACCTTCTTCCTCTCGCACGGCTCGCCGGCGATCTGCATCGACGAGAGGATCCCGGCGCACGGCTTCTtcaagtcgtggctgccagcggcggtGGCGGGCGCGCAGGCGCCGCACGCCGTCCTGGTGGTGTCGGCTCACTGGGAGACCGACACTCCGGCCGTCAACGTCGTCCGCGGCACCAACGACACCATCCACGACCTGCAGGGCCTCCCCTCCGAGATGTACAAG CTGAGGTACCCTGCGCCGGGCGCGCCGGACCTGGCCATGAGGACCAAGGAGCTCCTGGAGGGCGCCGGGTTCGGGCCGGTGAGCGAGGAGCACGGCCGCGGGCTCGACCACGGCGCCTGGGTGCCGCTGATGCTCGATTCATGCGCGCATGCATCTCTTCTCAACCAACGTACGTACGCTCCGTCCGTGATGGACTCGACGCACGCACCCACGCGCTGGCCGGTCTGGTGGGACCCACCCACGACGCCACGTCCATCGCTTTTCTATCCTTTCTCTCGTCAAGCCAAAtcactctcctctcctctcctctcgtcAAGGTGA